Sequence from the Marinibacterium anthonyi genome:
AGCGCCAGCGGATAATCCTCGCCGAACCCCACCACCCACAGCTTGCCCGCCCCGCACAGCATGCGCACCGCCTGGTTGACCTGGTCGGCCGGCAACGCCTCGAACGACCGGACCAGGTGCTTGACCTCGGCATCCAGGTATTCGCCGGTCGACAGCATGCCACCCGACAGCGCCGGCACCTTGGGCACGGCGGCCTCGGTGCCCTTGGCGTCGCGGACTTCGCGCTGTGCGTCGCGGTAACCGGAATAACCCAGCCGCCGGAACAGCCGCGCCGCCGTCGCCTTGGACACGCCGGCCTGTTCGGCCAGATCGGCGGCGGTAAAGCGGCCGACCGCGCTGACGTCTTCCAGCAGGACATCGGCCAGCCGCCGCTCTCCCCTGGGCATTTCGTCGTAGGCGGTCAACAGGCGTTGCGCGATGTGGGACGTGTCTTCCATGATCCGGATACCGTCTTCCGTTTCCCGGGGTGTCGTCAGAATCTAATGACTGCCGCCACCGGGGTCCACGCGATTCCCTGCCCCCACCTGGCGGGGACTTGGATTCGGGGCCGTGGATCCGGGGCCTTCGATCCGGGGCCAGGGGTGCGGCGGTCGGATAACGATGCGGAGGTCGTAAGGATCCGAATTATATCATTATATTTCAATGCCTTGAAGGTGTTCTTTAAGAGATTGCATTCACAGCCCCCCTGCCCTTCTTGGCGGTCGGTCGTCAAAAAACTGTTGTATGGGAATAAGTTGCGTGCCATCACTTCTGTTGACGCCAGATTGCGAAATTCGCGCGTTCTGGCGACGAAAGGCAAACGACCCATCAAGAGGTCACCACAAAAGGTCATACGGGCAGTATGAAACGGGCAACATGAGTTCGACGGCAGATATTCCCGACGTCAGATCGATCGCGGATACCATTTCCTCGAACGCCGCCCGGCTGTCCGAAGCCTTGAACAACCATATGCGCAACAGCTTCCATCCGGACAGCAGAAAGACACTGCGCAAGTTCCATTCCTCGGAAGTATCCGAGCTGACCGGCATCAGCATGTCGAACCTGCGCACCCGTCACCAGGACGGCGATTTCCCCGAAGTGGAAACCGACAGCCGCGGGCGCAGGCTTTATTCCGCCGAAGAGATCGACCAGATCCGCCATGTGATGGCCCGGACCGGGCGCAATGGCGAGGCCTACCTGCCCGGCCGGCGCGAGGGCGACGCGCTGCAGGTGGTGTCGATCGTCAACTTCAAGGGCGGGTCCAGCAAGACCACCACCGCGATCCACCTGGCGCAGCG
This genomic interval carries:
- a CDS encoding bifunctional glucokinase/RpiR family transcriptional regulator, which encodes MEDTSHIAQRLLTAYDEMPRGERRLADVLLEDVSAVGRFTAADLAEQAGVSKATAARLFRRLGYSGYRDAQREVRDAKGTEAAVPKVPALSGGMLSTGEYLDAEVKHLVRSFEALPADQVNQAVRMLCGAGKLWVVGFGEDYPLALFARAMLIKVFPDIRMIPLSGFPVPEEFASIKPADTVLAFGVGRRNPELRNVIGSSRRAGARIILVTNTLAAGDKRGADVILRGRSDGPTLFGSMTAPVSLITYLCARVASETGDSAVQRLKYIESIHTQWAEESGSND